In the Bombus pyrosoma isolate SC7728 linkage group LG15, ASM1482585v1, whole genome shotgun sequence genome, one interval contains:
- the LOC122575842 gene encoding WD repeat-containing protein 91: MSHIQYVDELVKEYLLFRGFSQTLKAFDNDLKAEKEKGFRVDKIVDQLMQYIYNYDLASLRELWGHLDMRMFSRLESHFTPAVRKLENAVLKMYLVNAAVNNKQDRIQEFFTKMTPELQGHSEWKEWFALPFVKNPEDNPAYSVHFSRQWQDTMLVSLHNFLATIFQCMPQPTLLAIDEDTNRLKRLQEENELLKQRLSESVKIENVMDVNPGPAPQHPPLMDDFYIIAQESPLLENPKTLRNLIRNIGGGSSPILSRKPGTSIRKVVEPEVTSTKRTNTKGKIHSINKSEPVSKRSISCDSRLTSSRKRDSSIDAVAERKAKDKIDSTYILLSQEEYTEHKTSIIQCKSNASGSYVATGDADGIIKVWTPIPSPKTVTTFISAPANSNKAITALDWISKNERYFLHGDNNGLIQLHDTRDCKTLWDIQHENSRIITLLCNPTESTFVCSVSDSNEGKLLLYDIKTRKLERTLPMEQNVTALCSAFNHNGQLLITGLSNGNILIHDLRRNEIIDNISCHSSPVIDIELINDYTNICTQSEDGKLCQRSLNHSGKILWETKIKVEKNTVHGKLFTFDQSGNYMLLCTQTGGNIYKMPPGAQAKILELGGHKGTLCCDWSTANQSGTCITGGAEGKVRVSTLLSP, from the exons ATGTCTCACATTCAGTATGTGGACGAATTGGTCAAGGAATATTTACTCTTCAGAGGTTTTAGCCAAACCCTGAAAGCTTTTGATAACGACTTGAAAgccgagaaagagaaaggctTTAGG gttGATAAGATCGTCGATCAATTGATGcaatacatatacaattatGACTTAGCATCTTTAAGAGAATTATGGGGACATTTAGACATGAGGATGTTCTCCCGTTTGGAAAGTCATTTTACACCAGCTGTGAGAAAACTAGAGAATGCTGTCCTAAAAATGTACTTGGTTAATGCAGCAGTGAACAATAAACAAGATCGGattcaagaattttttacaaaaatgacaCCAGAGTTACAAGGACATTCAGAGTGGAAAGAATGGTTTG CATTGCCATTTGTTAAAAATCCCGAAGACAATCCAGCATACTCTGTACATTTTAGTAGACAATGGCAGGACACTATGTTAGTGTCCCTGCACAATTTCCTTGCTACTATTTTTCAA TGTATGCCTCAACCGACGTTGCTTGCGATAGATGAGGACACAAATAGATTGAAACGGCTTCAAGAAGAGAATGAACTATTGAAACAACGTTTAAGCGAGTCTGTTAAGATAGAAAATGTAATGGATGTGAATCCAGGACCAGCTCCTCAGCATCCACCACTCATGGATGACTTTTACATTATAGcaca AGAATCTCCTTTATTAGAGAATCCAAAAACCTTAAGGAATCTCATAAGAAATATAGGCGGCGGTTCCAGTCCAATTTTAAGTAGAAAGCCTGGGACAAGTATAAGAAAAGTAGTAGAACCAGAAGTGACATCAACAAAAAGAACCAatacgaaaggaaaaatacattCGATCAATAAATCCGAACCTGTTAGTAAAAGAAGTATTAGTTGTGATTCAAGATTAACAAGCTCTAGAAAAAGAGATTCGTCTATCGATGCAGTAGCTGAGCGAAAGGCTAAAGATAAAATCGATTCCACTTACATCCTTCTTAGTCAG GAAGAGTATACGGAACATAAAACATCAATAATTCAATGTAAAAGTAATGCAAGTGGCTCCTATGTAGCTACAGGTGATGCAGATGGTATTATTAAAGTATGGACCCCGATACCTTCACCAAA aACTGTTACTACATTTATCTCTGCTCCAGCAAACTCAAACAAAGCAATTACTGCGTTAGACTGGATATCAAAAAatgagcgttattttttacatgGTGATAACAATGGATTGATTCAATTACATGATACTCGTGATTGCAAAACCTTATGGGACATTCAACATGAGAACTCTCGAATCATTACTTTGTTATGCAATCCAACGGAATCTACATTCGTATGTTCCGTATCAGAttcgaacgaaggaaaattattattgtacgacataaaaacaagaaaactaGAAAGAACTTTACCTATGGAACAAAATGTAACTGCGTTGTGTTCCGCATTTAATCACAACGGGCAGCTCCTTATCACAGGGTTATccaatggaaatattttaatacatgaTTTAAGACGGAacgaaattatcgataatataagCTGTCATTCGAGTCCAGTTATTGATATAGAACTAATTAATGATTATACAAATATCTGTACACAAAGTGAGGATGGAAAATTGTGTCAAAGAAGTTTGAATCATTCAGGAAAGATTTTATGGGAAACGAAAATCAAGGTAGAGAAAAACACAGTTCATGGAAAATTGTTCACTTTTGACCAAAGCGGTAACTATATGCTACTTTGTACACAAACTggaggaaatatatataaa atGCCACCAGGTGCACAAgcaaaaattttagaattaggCGGACACAAAGGTACACTTTGCTGCGACTGGTCCACTGCCAATCAATCCGGAACGTGTATAACTGGTGGCGCGGAAGGGAAAGTACGCGTGTCGACGTTGCTCTCACCATGA
- the LOC122575843 gene encoding docking protein 1 yields MEPEEPLLQGILLLPPQGMLGQLKKSWHKRFCQLFRTSNYGIKRVEIYDNQEEAILQLHAPRIITLDACIKIAPSNQSHVFIVVTKSGIHYFGCYSESDMSHWITAFQLVAFKDSVSNQTIEENNDLYCTSGEGVFSVKVVETDASKRCGLETRNYTLVVAAVDIKLMDGDVVLFTWPYRYIRRYGYKDGKFIFEAGRKCESGEGSFRLEHSSQQEIFRCMYSKMRSMKKLMHEENNANIDCNDAQYHAVLSMEAGSRAALPPSPNSSANLIDIDFSPQNSQKQSTSSSNLDTSSSSKPSLCIGKPKPAKPPRKYVFTSLLDKKSVDPEVSELPACGEYKALNRDNSPEMSQKTIGSSILDDEERHPYDLVEVRNDAWKTHGIDNIHHTERLNSLLHSDKDKENEDDFQYETMMPVISSQSSSKSKSSIMDSPAISTTNHVPNDESDYDKLEHFGSATKITQKGTFKFGNFNSVSQNSHSNVSLNTSVADTSTAWSNYDIVEDMSAVRLADDSHLGYGVIRKKTNQSDTASTSSNMGPKHKVFNNSEYAIVSKPKRV; encoded by the exons ATGGAGCCCGAGGAACCTCTGTTACAAGGGATCCTGCTGTTACCACCGCAGGGAATGTTAGGGCAGCTCAAG AAATCTTGGCACAAAAGATTCTGTCAGCTGTTTAGGACTAGTAACTATGGGATCAAACGTGtagaaatttatgataatcAAGAAGAAGCTATATTGCAGTTACATGCTCCTCGCATCATCACGTTAGATGCATGCATTAAAATAGCACCTAGCAATCAGTCACATGTATTTATT GTTGTGACTAAATCAGGAATTCATTATTTTGGATGCTATTCGGAATCTGATATGAGTCATTGGATCACTGCATTCCAGTTAGTAGCATTTAAAGATAGTGTGTCTAATCAAACAATAGAGGAGAACAACGACTTGTACTGTACCAGTGGAGAAGGAGTATTTTCTGTGAAAGTGGTAGAGACAGATGCATCTAAGCGATGTGGTTTAGAAACTAGAAACTATACACTTGTAGTAGCTGCagttgatattaaattaatggaTGGGGATGTAGTTCTATTTACTTGGCCATATCGATATATCAGAAGATATGGTTACaaagatggaaaatttatttttgaagcAGGACGAAAATGTGAATCTGGGGAAGGTTCTTTTCGCTTGGAACACAGCAGTCAacaagaaatttttcgttGTATGTATTCCAAGATGAGGTCAATGAAAAAGTTAATGcatgaagaaaataatgcaAACATTGACTGTAATGATGCTCAATATCATGCAGTCTTATCGATGGAAGCTGGATCTAGAGCAGCCTTACCCCCTTCTCCAAATAGTTCTGCTAACTTAATCGATATTGACTTTTCACCGCAAAATTCACAGAAACAGTCGACTTCATCATCTAATTTAGATACTAGTTCATCTTCTAAACCGTCTTTATGTATCGGTAAACCGAAACCTGCGAAACCACCGCGAAAATACGTTTTCACCAGTTTGTTAGATAAAAAAAGCGTAGATCCCGAAGTATCAGAGTTGCCTGCCTGTGGAGAATACAAAGCATTAAATCGCGATAATTCGCCAGAAATGTCTCAAAAAACGATAGGAAGTTCCATATTAGATGACGAAGAAAGACATCCTTATGACCTAGTAGAAGTAAGAAATGATGCATGGAAAACTCATGGTATTGACAATATACATCACACAGAGAGATTAAACTCGTTGTTGCATAGTGATAAAGACAAAGAAAACGAGGATGATTTCCAATACGAAACGATGATGCCTGTTATATCATCCCAAAGCTCTTCAAAGAGTAAGTCTAGTATTATGGATAGTCCAGCGATTTCGACGACTAATCATGTACCCAATGATGAATCTGATTACGACAAATTGGAACATTTTGGTTCCGCAACTAAAATTACTCAAAAGGGCACATTCAAATTTGGAAACTTTAATAGCGTGTCCCAAAATTCACATTCAAATGTATCTTTAAATACTTCCGTCGCTGATACCAGCACTGCATGGTCCAATTATGATATTGTTGAAGATATGTCTGCTGTTAGATTAGCAGATGATAGTCATCTTGGATATGGTGTtattagaaagaaaacaaatcaGTCTGATACTGCATCTACAAGCAGTAATATGGGTCCAAAGCATAAAGTCTTTAATAATAGTGAATATGCAATTGTGTCAAAACCAAAAAGggtataa
- the LOC122575850 gene encoding uncharacterized protein LOC122575850 has protein sequence MFPLRQILRCGTRLVFTREPINLCQVQLISKDKLDVSLHKPIFIRMNTNLSKLSEENKEEDSNKHILGKVVGKLKVMFTCKRCNYRNGKVISKLAYEKGVVIIRCDGCKNNHLIADNLGWFEELKNKRNIEKLLAAKGETVRKIQNDVDGYLEAVTKEEYNLIQHNKEREQRLIEEQNETHDQNKKVKSTEES, from the coding sequence ATGTTTCCGTTGCGGCAAATACTACGATGTGGAACGCGACTGGTGTTTACGAGAGAACCTATAAATTTATGTCAGGTTCAATTGATTTCGAAAGATAAACTTGATGTCAGTCTACACAAACCAATTTTTATACGGATGAACACGAATCTTAGCAAATTATcggaagaaaacaaagaagaagattctAACAAACATATTCTCGGCAAAGTTGTAGGAAAACTAAAGGTAATGTTTACATGTAAAAGATGTAACTATCGAAATGGGAAAGTTATATCGAAACTAGCATACGAAAAAGGAGTAGTTATAATTCGCTGTGACGGCTGCAAGAATAATCACTTAATTGCTGATAATCTTGGGTGGTTCGAGGAATTAAAGAACAAAAGGAATATCGAAAAACTATTAGCGGCAAAAGGAGAGACCGtacgaaaaattcaaaatgatGTTGATGGATATCTCGAGGCTGTCACTAAagaggaatataatttgattcaacataataaagaaagagaacaGCGTTTAATAGAAGAGCAAAATGAAACACACGATCAAAATAAGAAGGTTAAATCTACAGAAGAATCGTAG